One genomic segment of Helianthus annuus cultivar XRQ/B chromosome 14, HanXRQr2.0-SUNRISE, whole genome shotgun sequence includes these proteins:
- the LOC110907631 gene encoding 2S albumin-like produces the protein MHLLDNKPMVEQQRLNLCCNQLKEVEEDSQCEAIKQVVKQVPKQQHGGQLLQVLKKAQMLPNQCNIKCSVGTEQVNDGCYAYDDHTTCCLKEVEEDSQCEAIKQVVKQVPKQQHGGQLLQVLKKAQMLPNQCNIKCSVGTDTV, from the exons atgCACCTCCTCGATAACAAGCCCATGGTGGAACAACAACGCCTTAACCTGTGCTGCAACCAGCTTAAGGAAGTGGAGGAGGATTCTCAATGTGAGGCGATCAAACAGGTGGTGAAACAAGTTCCGAAGCAGCAGCATGGCGGACAGCTACTGCAGGTGTTGAAGAAGGCTCAGATGCTCCCCAACCAATGCAACATCAAATGCTCAGTCGGAACCGAGCAGGTTAATGATGGTTGTTACGCTTATGACGACCACACTACTTGTTGT CTTAAGGAAGTGGAGGAGGATTCTCAGTGTGAGGCGATCAAACAGGTGGTGAAACAAGTTCCGAAGCAACAGCATGGCGGACAACTACTGCAGGTGTTGAAGAAGGCTCAGATGCTCCCCAACCAATGCAACATCAAATGCTCAGTCGGAACCGATACTGTTTGA
- the LOC110907632 gene encoding 2S seed storage protein-like, with the protein MAKLEVVAVLAMVVMVAFVEVASYRTIITTVTEKVNDGCYTYDDHTTCCVFGDFSYCFPTLKKLSHCQMHLLDNKPMVEQQRLNLCCNQLKEVEEDSQCEAIKQVVKQVPKQQHGGQLLQVLKKAQMLPNQCNIKCSVGTEQVNDGCYAYDDHTTCCVFGDFSYCFPTLKKLSHCQMHLLDNKPMVEQQSLNLCCNQLKEVEEDSQCEAIKQVVKQVPKQQHGGKLLQVLKKAQMLPNQCNIKCSVGTEQVNDGCYAYDDHTTCCAFGDFSYCFPTLKKLSHCQMHLLDNKPMVEQQRLNLCCNQLKEVEEDSQCEAIKQVVKQVPKQQHGGQLLQVLKKAQMLPNQCKIKCSVGTEQVNDGCYAYDDHTTCCVFGDFSYCFPTLKKLSHCQMCNTPCFPKVKVKVKC; encoded by the coding sequence ATGGCAAAACTTGAAGTTGTTGCAGTACTCGCTATGGTGGTGATGGTAGCATTTGTTGAGGTTGCTAGCTACCGAACCATCATCACCACTGTCACCGAGAAGGTTAATGATGGTTGTTACACTTATGACGACCACACTACTTGTTGTGTATTTGGGGACTTCTCTTATTGCTTCCCGACCCTGAAAAAGCTGAGCCACTGCCAGATGCACCTCCTCGATAACAAGCCCATGGTGGAACAACAACGCCTTAACCTGTGCTGCAACCAGCTTAAGGAAGTGGAGGAGGATTCTCAGTGTGAGGCGATCAAACAGGTGGTGAAACAAGTTCCGAAGCAGCAGCATGGCGGACAGCTACTGCAGGTGTTGAAGAAGGCTCAGATGCTCCCCAACCAATGCAACATCAAATGCTCAGTCGGAACCGAGCAGGTTAATGATGGTTGTTACGCTTATGATGACCACACTACTTGTTGTGTATTTGGGGACTTCTCTTATTGCTTCCCGACCCTGAAAAAGTTGAGCCACTGCCAGATGCACCTCCTCGATAACAAGCCCATGGTGGAACAACAAAGCCTTAACCTGTGCTGCAACCAGCTTAAGGAAGTGGAGGAGGATTCTCAGTGTGAGGCGATCAAACAGGTGGTGAAACAAGTTCCGAAGCAGCAGCATGGCGGAAAGCTACTACAGGTGTTGAAGAAGGCTCAGATGCTCCCCAACCAATGCAACATCAAATGCTCAGTCGGAACCGAGCAGGTTAATGATGGTTGTTACGCTTATGACGACCACACTACTTGTTGTGCATTTGGGGACTTCTCTTATTGCTTCCCGACCCTGAAAAAGTTGAGCCACTGCCAGATGCACCTCCTCGATAACAAGCCCATGGTGGAACAACAACGCCTTAACCTGTGCTGCAACCAGCTTAAGGAAGTGGAGGAGGATTCTCAGTGTGAGGCGATCAAACAGGTGGTGAAACAAGTTCCGAAGCAACAGCATGGCGGACAGCTACTGCAGGTGTTGAAGAAGGCTCAGATGCTCCCCAACCAATGCAAAATCAAATGCTCAGTCGGAACCGAGCAGGTTAATGATGGTTGTTACGCTTATGACGACCACACTACTTGTTGTGTATTTGGGGACTTCTCTTATTGCTTCCCGACCCTGAAAAAGCTGAGCCACTGCCagatgtgtaacaccccgtgttttccaaaagtcaaagtcaaagtcaagtgttga